The genomic window GCATTGCTGTCGCTAACGTCCCAATGGACAGAGCCACCTCCGACCTCAGCGATCTGCGCCGAAATTTCCAGAGAAGCGCCGGCGGCCAGGGCCGCATTCTCTGGAAGAAGAGATTGCAAAAAACCCGGCGTTACTGTGATCATGCTGGTTGCTGTGCGGGCAGGGTCCTGTTGCAGATGCGCGGTAACCTGTACCATCAGGCTGTCACTGGCCAGAGCGCTGGGAGGCGTATAGAGACCGCTTGCATCCATCGAACCGATACCCATCGATGCATTCGATTGGGAAGATGCAATCGACCAGGTGACATCTGCGGGAGATCCGTCGGGCAGGAAAGCTTTCAGGCGTACCTGTTCTGTTGTGCTCAGACTTGCCGTAGCTGGGGTGAGGAAAAGTCCAGCGCTATTCATGCCGCTCACTTGCACACCACAGCCTGCCATCAACAGGAGGAGCGGCACAAGCAGAGCAGACGCGCGAAATCGTTGTAAAGAAAACGGCATGAGTGGCAAACAAGGGGCCAAGAATTATTAGACAGGCTGGCCCACAGGTTTGTCACTGTTTGTCTCAGGCTGCGACACGTGGCTTGCCCTCGCCAGTGAGTGAGGGGGAGACCTTGGCTGAAGGGACCACTTTCAACTCCCCAGCCTGAGAAGCCTCAATGCGGCGCACTTCGCGTGCGCTTAAAGGCCTCATCGTCTGGGGTGAATAATAGATGCGCTTTCCGCAATCAAGACAGACCTTATAAGTTTCCCGCTGGATGGTGAAAGGCCGCGTCAGATGTGAATGATGGCATCCCAGGAAAATTTCATAAAAGAAATCAATGATGGTTTGCAGAATTTTCATTGCTGGCCCTTTCTGGCTTTCACCCCATAGTGGTCAGGGTGAAAGCGGCGTTTCAGTCCAACAACAAATGGCATCTACGCACTTTTTAAGATGCAATTCAGGCCAAAATGTCGCTTTCATTTCACTCGTATGACCAGCTTTCCGAAATGCTTCCCGGATTCCATACGGCGCAGAGCGGCAGGCAGCTCCGAAAAGGCAAAGACTTCATCTACAACAGGTTGCAGGCGATGGAATGCAATGGCCCGGTTCATTTCAAGAAAATCAGCCCGTGACCCAACATAAATGCCCTGAATCTGGATTTGCTTATGCAGGATCGGGGCAATCTGCAAAGGCTCGCCGGACTGGCTAAGAACGCCAATCTGTGCCACCGTGCCGCCCGTGCGTACCGCTTGCAGAGACTGGAAGAATGTACCGGCGCCTCCTACCTCTACCACCAGGTCCGCACCTTCATTTCCTGTCTGTGCATGCACCCATTCTGCCCAGCGGGGGTTACTCCGGTAATTGAAGCCAGCATCCAGACCCAGTTCTTGAGCACGTGCCAGCTTCTCATCGCTACTGGAAGTCCCCAAGACCCGCGCGCCCAGCAACTTTGAAAATTGCAGAGCAAAAAGGGAAACACCTCCTGTGCCCTGAATCACAACCGTGTCTCCAGCCTTTACCTTTCCCGCGCGGACGACCGCATTCCACGCCGTTACGGCAGCACAGGGAAGTGTTGCGGCCTGCTCCCAGGAAAGATGGTCTGGAACCGGGACCACTCCATGCTCAGGGAGCAGGACATACTCGGCCAGCATTCCGTCGATGTCTCCACCCAGCGCGCCGCGCTGTTTTTCTGCTGAGGGAGGTCCCTCCAGCCAATTCTGCATAAAGATGGCCGCAACCCGGTCTCCGGACTTGACCTGTTTGACGCCCTCACCTGTGGCCACCACTTCGCCAGCCCCGTCGGATGCGGGAATGCGCGGCAGGTGCATCCTGGGGTTATATTTCCCCAGTGTTACCAAAAGGTCCCGGTAATTGAGAGAAACCGCCTTGACCTGGACCAATATCTCTCCGGGACCAGGCTGCGGCATGGGCCTTTCCGCTAGTTGCAGATGTTCAATGCCAAATGCTGGAATTTGCCAGAATTTCATCCTCTATCTCCTGATTTCTGGTTACTGCAATATAGATGGAGCTAGGGGCTTTCACGATGCGTCCGCGCGGCGATACCATAAAAGTATGGCCAGAGGCTGGGAAAGCAAGTCTGTGGAGGAACAAGTGGCTGAAAAAGAGCATGTGCTGGACGCGCGGGACGCCAAGCCGGAGGCTGCGGCTGAAGCGGAACGGAAACGCAAACGCCAGATGCTGGAGCTTCAGCGCGAGCGAATCCTGGATGAACGGACATCCAATCCTCATCGCAGAGCGGCACTGGAGGCCGCTCTGGCCGATATTGAATCGAAGCTGGCGGCAATCCCCTGAGACAGCCTATGCTTTGCGGTGGAAAAGAAGAGAGTTTGCCTGATCAATGCTCGTCATCAGAACACGGGCGATATTGACATGCGCCGGACGCGATACCGCCCAGACAATCGCATCGGCCACATCCGCGGGGGTCAAGGGCGTCAGCCCCTGATATACCTTCGCTGCCCGTTCTTTGTCTCCGTGAAAACGGACCTCGCTGAATTCTGTTTCCACCATACCAGGATCGATGCT from Pseudacidobacterium ailaaui includes these protein-coding regions:
- a CDS encoding zinc-dependent alcohol dehydrogenase family protein, which produces MKFWQIPAFGIEHLQLAERPMPQPGPGEILVQVKAVSLNYRDLLVTLGKYNPRMHLPRIPASDGAGEVVATGEGVKQVKSGDRVAAIFMQNWLEGPPSAEKQRGALGGDIDGMLAEYVLLPEHGVVPVPDHLSWEQAATLPCAAVTAWNAVVRAGKVKAGDTVVIQGTGGVSLFALQFSKLLGARVLGTSSSDEKLARAQELGLDAGFNYRSNPRWAEWVHAQTGNEGADLVVEVGGAGTFFQSLQAVRTGGTVAQIGVLSQSGEPLQIAPILHKQIQIQGIYVGSRADFLEMNRAIAFHRLQPVVDEVFAFSELPAALRRMESGKHFGKLVIRVK